A region of Candidatus Hydrogenedentota bacterium DNA encodes the following proteins:
- a CDS encoding FMN-binding glutamate synthase family protein, which yields MTNTFSKVNASAATLTKNRTIGSVVPSSGLCVTCVDGCIGMCEVGKSAYRGHEVLYPQPFGVITTAAEKTYPVDYSHFNIMGTAVGAHGIEADSDKAVFPAVNLEVRFGYDKGIRYRYPWHIPGIGSTDVAKNNWDGLAIGSALAGTGLTIGENVVGMDDGAVIKNGRVVDTVDLKRRVRLYQEHQIDGYGTIIVQANVEDSRLGVLEYAIEKLGVQCVELKWGQGAKDIGGEVKIDNLKKAQLLYERGYVVLPNPTDPEVIKAFEHGSFKAFERHSRVGMVDEDSFAKRIEELRRAGARYIFLKTGAYRPADLARAILYASKYKLDLLTVDGAGGGTGMSPWHMMNEWGIPPVHLHTLLYQYASVLADRGEHVPALAVAGGFSFEDHIFKGLALGAPFVRLVGMARAPIAAAMVGKTIGRTIDANKVPVYIARFGNSKDEIFVTAVELRQRLRNGDFEKIPTGALGLYTYYERLAQGLRQLMAGSRKFSLAHISRNDIAALTHEAAEVSGIRYIMDVDREEVDRILG from the coding sequence ATGACGAACACTTTCTCGAAAGTGAATGCTTCGGCAGCTACCTTGACCAAGAACCGGACGATCGGTTCGGTGGTGCCTTCATCGGGTTTGTGCGTGACGTGCGTGGACGGCTGCATCGGCATGTGTGAAGTTGGCAAGTCGGCCTACCGGGGGCACGAAGTGCTGTACCCGCAACCGTTCGGCGTGATTACAACCGCGGCCGAAAAGACCTATCCCGTGGACTATTCTCATTTCAACATCATGGGCACGGCTGTAGGGGCGCACGGCATCGAGGCGGACAGCGACAAGGCGGTATTCCCGGCGGTGAATCTCGAGGTCCGGTTCGGTTACGACAAGGGTATCCGGTACCGGTATCCCTGGCATATTCCGGGCATCGGCTCTACCGACGTTGCCAAGAATAACTGGGATGGCTTGGCGATCGGCTCGGCGCTCGCGGGCACCGGCCTGACCATTGGCGAGAATGTTGTGGGGATGGATGACGGGGCCGTGATCAAAAATGGCCGTGTAGTGGACACGGTAGACCTGAAGCGCCGTGTGAGACTTTACCAGGAACATCAGATCGACGGGTACGGCACGATCATTGTGCAGGCAAACGTGGAGGACAGCCGCCTGGGGGTCCTCGAATACGCCATCGAGAAGCTCGGGGTACAGTGTGTTGAACTCAAGTGGGGCCAAGGCGCCAAGGATATCGGCGGCGAGGTCAAGATCGATAACCTCAAGAAGGCTCAGCTTCTGTATGAACGCGGGTACGTTGTGCTTCCCAATCCCACCGACCCGGAGGTGATCAAAGCGTTTGAGCACGGGAGCTTCAAGGCGTTCGAACGCCATTCGCGCGTCGGCATGGTGGATGAGGATTCTTTCGCCAAGCGCATCGAGGAGCTGCGGCGGGCGGGCGCGCGTTACATTTTCCTTAAGACGGGGGCGTACCGCCCTGCGGACCTTGCGCGCGCGATCCTGTACGCGTCAAAATACAAGCTGGACCTGCTGACCGTTGATGGGGCCGGAGGCGGGACGGGGATGAGTCCCTGGCACATGATGAACGAATGGGGCATTCCTCCGGTGCACCTTCACACGCTGCTGTATCAATACGCGTCAGTTCTGGCGGACCGCGGCGAACACGTTCCGGCTTTGGCTGTGGCCGGCGGATTCTCCTTCGAAGATCACATTTTTAAGGGGCTGGCTCTGGGCGCTCCGTTCGTGAGACTGGTCGGGATGGCGCGCGCGCCCATCGCCGCCGCTATGGTGGGCAAGACCATTGGCCGCACGATCGACGCGAACAAGGTGCCCGTGTACATTGCGCGTTTTGGCAATTCGAAGGATGAGATTTTCGTAACGGCTGTGGAATTGCGCCAACGACTGCGCAACGGCGACTTCGAGAAGATCCCGACGGGAGCGTTGGGTCTGTACACCTACTACGAGCGCCTGGCCCAGGGATTGCGCCAGCTTATGGCTGGCAGCCGAAAGTTTTCGCTGGCGCATATTTCGCGCAACGATATTGCGGCCTTGACTCACGAAGCGGCCGAGGTTTCCGGCATACGCTACATCATGGACGTGGACCGGGAAGAAGTGGACCGAATTCTTGGATAA
- a CDS encoding FAD-dependent oxidoreductase gives MRLNSLGDFKRLEAILRNTLGSSSRTIIIPAGTCGRASGADDLVRAVREEILRNGLGEQLGVRVTGCHGFCEMEPSLLIKPEGTFYPRVKGPDAGRIVEAAARGEVVEALVWADSVSGRPVPCQNDVPFFRKQVRTILSRNEQVDPLRVETYIAAGGYAALMKALERGDPGWVVNEVKSSGLRGRGGAGFPTGLKWELLAKQPNAKGKYLVCNADEGDPGAYMDRSVLEGNPHSIIEGMMIGAFATGASEGIMYIRNEYPLAIKHVLTALEQARELGLLGPDILGTGRSFDIRVVQGAGAFVCGEETALIHSIEGKMGEPRQRPPYPIQQGIHGRPTAINNVETLANIPLIISGGAEAFAKTGTPGNSGTKIFSLVGKIKNTGLVEVPMGTTIKTIVYEIGGGPAGKGRIKAVQTGGPSGGCIPAHLFDLAIDYDSLAKAGSIMGSGGMIVMDENTCMVDIAKYFMGFLKGESCGKCFSCRKGTQRMYEILDDISAGRGTLGQIDLLEELALTVKDTTMCGLGQTAANPVLSMLRHFRDECRRHVSDKRCDAFVCGELVGAACQTACPLETPPWRYVALIEKGEYEEAYRVIREANPFPAVSARVCDRKCERRCKLGTTGGEPVAIRALKRFVTDRVKPSVCLPTPPVGANGRSAKVAVVGAGPAGLSVAHYLSLLGHQVTIFEAEQTPGGMLTSCIPAYRLPREVVHKEIASLLTDTIELQCGVRLGSDFTVDSLFEEGFKAVFLAMGADKSWRLDLEGEGFEGVYSSMAFLKAFNLRGEELARGRVAVIGGGNSAVDAARVAIRQKAVESVTLLYRRTCVEMPAYAEEVDAAIEEGIQLETLVSPVRIRYIEAAVKEGVHVETLVHPVKIHSQNGRLAGIDCIRNTLGDIDSSGRGRPVPIPGTEFRVPLDTLIVAIGERPDSDCLAAMGVSVEKDGRVAVDSATLRTSRPGVFAGGDLVSGPNTVVDAIAAGKAAAKAIDRYLRGVDLREPARGSLPEGYLAPSCFESVNDEDAVRMEPPAIPVEARKKCFAEVEMSYPEKAAVREARRCLRCDLRFTRPDEAQPAACAAAERERV, from the coding sequence ATGCGGCTGAATTCACTGGGTGATTTCAAGAGGCTTGAGGCGATACTTCGCAATACCCTGGGTTCGAGTTCCAGGACGATCATCATACCGGCAGGGACGTGTGGCCGGGCGAGCGGCGCGGATGACCTGGTGCGTGCCGTACGCGAGGAGATCTTACGCAACGGTCTGGGTGAACAGCTTGGGGTGCGCGTAACGGGGTGTCACGGGTTCTGCGAAATGGAGCCCTCGCTTCTCATTAAGCCGGAGGGGACATTTTATCCGAGGGTGAAGGGGCCGGACGCGGGCCGCATTGTGGAGGCCGCGGCGCGCGGGGAAGTGGTTGAAGCGCTGGTTTGGGCGGATTCGGTGAGCGGAAGGCCGGTACCATGCCAGAATGATGTTCCCTTTTTCCGGAAACAGGTGCGGACGATTCTTTCGCGAAATGAGCAGGTTGATCCGCTGCGCGTGGAAACGTACATCGCGGCGGGGGGGTATGCCGCCCTGATGAAGGCACTCGAGCGCGGCGACCCGGGTTGGGTCGTTAATGAGGTGAAATCGTCGGGCTTGCGTGGCCGCGGCGGTGCGGGTTTCCCGACGGGGCTGAAGTGGGAGTTGTTGGCGAAGCAGCCGAATGCAAAAGGGAAATACCTGGTTTGCAACGCGGACGAAGGCGACCCGGGGGCGTACATGGACCGCAGCGTGCTGGAGGGGAATCCGCACAGTATCATCGAAGGCATGATGATCGGGGCGTTTGCGACCGGCGCGTCTGAAGGCATCATGTACATCCGCAACGAGTATCCGCTGGCGATCAAACACGTTCTTACAGCACTTGAACAGGCACGGGAACTCGGGCTGCTGGGCCCGGATATTCTTGGTACGGGCCGCTCGTTTGACATCCGGGTAGTTCAGGGCGCCGGGGCGTTTGTCTGCGGAGAGGAAACGGCCCTCATACACTCTATCGAGGGGAAGATGGGAGAGCCGCGTCAACGTCCCCCCTACCCCATCCAGCAAGGCATTCATGGCCGTCCCACGGCGATCAACAACGTGGAGACTCTGGCCAACATTCCGCTCATCATCAGCGGCGGCGCGGAAGCGTTCGCCAAGACAGGCACGCCGGGCAACTCGGGGACGAAGATATTCAGCCTGGTGGGAAAGATCAAGAACACGGGGCTGGTCGAGGTCCCGATGGGCACGACGATCAAGACGATCGTGTACGAGATCGGGGGCGGACCGGCCGGCAAGGGGAGAATCAAGGCAGTGCAGACGGGTGGTCCGTCCGGAGGCTGCATTCCTGCGCATCTTTTTGATTTGGCGATTGACTACGACAGCTTGGCGAAGGCGGGCTCGATCATGGGATCGGGCGGCATGATCGTCATGGATGAAAACACGTGCATGGTGGACATTGCCAAGTATTTCATGGGCTTCCTGAAGGGGGAATCCTGCGGCAAGTGTTTTTCGTGCCGCAAGGGTACCCAGCGGATGTATGAGATTCTGGATGACATTTCGGCGGGCCGCGGCACCCTTGGCCAGATCGACTTGCTCGAGGAACTGGCGTTAACGGTGAAAGACACCACCATGTGCGGGCTGGGCCAGACGGCGGCGAACCCGGTCTTGAGCATGCTGCGCCATTTCCGCGACGAATGCCGCCGCCACGTGTCAGACAAGCGCTGCGACGCGTTTGTGTGCGGCGAGCTCGTGGGCGCGGCGTGCCAGACGGCCTGCCCGCTCGAGACGCCGCCCTGGCGGTATGTCGCGTTGATCGAGAAAGGCGAATACGAGGAGGCGTATAGGGTCATCCGGGAAGCCAACCCCTTTCCGGCAGTATCCGCGCGGGTATGCGACCGGAAGTGCGAGCGCCGCTGCAAGCTGGGCACGACAGGAGGCGAACCTGTCGCGATCCGGGCGTTGAAACGATTCGTGACCGACCGGGTGAAGCCGTCCGTCTGCCTGCCGACACCGCCGGTGGGGGCAAATGGCCGTTCGGCAAAGGTGGCGGTCGTGGGGGCAGGGCCTGCGGGACTGTCGGTTGCGCATTATCTCTCGCTTCTTGGACACCAGGTGACGATCTTCGAGGCAGAGCAGACTCCGGGCGGGATGCTCACCAGCTGTATTCCGGCTTATCGACTTCCGCGCGAGGTAGTCCACAAAGAAATCGCGTCGCTCTTGACGGATACCATCGAGCTTCAATGCGGGGTTCGGTTGGGAAGCGATTTTACCGTGGACAGCCTTTTTGAGGAAGGTTTCAAGGCCGTCTTCCTGGCCATGGGCGCGGACAAAAGCTGGCGGCTGGATCTCGAAGGAGAGGGGTTTGAAGGCGTTTATTCGTCGATGGCGTTTCTGAAAGCCTTTAACTTGAGAGGAGAAGAACTCGCCCGGGGCCGCGTGGCAGTTATCGGCGGCGGGAACTCGGCGGTGGATGCCGCGCGGGTGGCGATCAGGCAGAAAGCGGTTGAAAGTGTGACGCTGCTGTACCGCCGCACGTGCGTGGAGATGCCTGCGTACGCGGAAGAAGTCGATGCGGCTATTGAAGAGGGCATACAACTGGAGACCCTGGTCTCCCCAGTGCGGATACGCTATATCGAGGCTGCCGTGAAAGAGGGGGTGCACGTCGAGACCCTGGTTCACCCCGTGAAGATCCACTCGCAAAACGGCCGGCTGGCGGGCATTGATTGCATCCGGAACACGCTTGGCGACATCGATTCGAGCGGGCGTGGCCGGCCGGTACCCATACCCGGAACCGAATTTCGGGTCCCGCTGGACACGTTGATAGTCGCGATTGGTGAACGCCCCGACAGCGATTGCCTGGCGGCGATGGGAGTGAGCGTCGAAAAGGACGGCCGTGTTGCCGTGGATTCCGCAACCTTGCGCACGTCTCGTCCGGGCGTTTTCGCGGGCGGTGACCTGGTTAGCGGCCCGAATACCGTGGTGGACGCCATCGCCGCGGGGAAGGCTGCAGCGAAGGCCATAGACCGATACCTGCGCGGCGTGGACCTCAGGGAACCCGCGCGGGGCAGTCTTCCGGAAGGGTACTTGGCTCCGTCGTGTTTTGAGAGCGTGAACGATGAAGACGCGGTACGCATGGAGCCTCCGGCGATTCCGGTCGAGGCGAGGAAGAAATGCTTTGCCGAAGTGGAGATGTCCTATCCGGAAAAAGCGGCCGTTCGGGAGGCGCGGCGGTGCCTTCGTTGCGATCTTCGGTTCACGCGCCCTGATGAAGCTCAGCCGGCCGCCTGCGCGGCCGCGGAAAGAGAACGCGTATGA
- a CDS encoding 2Fe-2S iron-sulfur cluster-binding protein: MIRLTINGLEVSVEEGMTVLEAAEFLGFPIPTLCQMEGLSPYGACRVCMVEIGEGPRAKLVSSCSYPVEEGLIVRTASTRVLRARRMVIELLLASCPQSKVIQDLAAAHGVNRQRFRQEHEDCILCGLCVRMCEEQMMAKAIGFRYRGDQRSIGTPFNMRSEQCRLCGACMYVCPACQLRCTYTEPDKAVCGGCENLSPPCVEKDPFDDMMCYMTPCVACELQGH, from the coding sequence ATGATCCGGCTAACGATAAACGGATTGGAAGTGTCGGTCGAGGAAGGCATGACGGTTCTGGAAGCCGCGGAGTTTCTGGGGTTTCCCATCCCGACATTGTGCCAGATGGAAGGGCTGTCGCCGTATGGGGCGTGCCGGGTCTGTATGGTTGAAATCGGCGAGGGCCCGCGGGCGAAACTCGTGAGCTCCTGTTCGTACCCGGTGGAAGAAGGCCTGATTGTCCGGACGGCCTCGACGCGGGTGCTGCGGGCGCGGCGGATGGTCATTGAGCTGCTGCTGGCATCGTGTCCGCAGTCAAAGGTCATCCAGGATCTTGCGGCTGCCCATGGGGTGAACCGTCAACGTTTCCGCCAGGAGCACGAGGACTGCATTCTGTGCGGGCTGTGCGTGCGTATGTGCGAAGAGCAGATGATGGCGAAAGCCATCGGGTTCCGGTACCGGGGAGACCAGCGGAGCATTGGCACGCCGTTCAACATGAGATCGGAACAGTGCAGGCTCTGCGGGGCGTGCATGTATGTCTGCCCTGCCTGCCAGCTCCGTTGTACCTATACGGAGCCAGACAAGGCCGTTTGCGGGGGATGCGAGAACCTTTCGCCGCCCTGCGTGGAGAAAGATCCTTTTGACGACATGATGTGTTACATGACCCCTTGCGTCGCGTGTGAGCTGCAAGGGCATTGA
- a CDS encoding LamG domain-containing protein, with amino-acid sequence MRNSAGLLLLVLWAWPALGLEGLAAHWPMDNAENGMVRDATGNGHDAPYAAVDGSAPEFVPGIVGAAIKLVDEKEAFLNVAGADAFNFQGPFTVMAWVKPSRREATFEVLCFKGDKSGDPPWPGWRLRVFWTRAVFQAGTPEGEEPQVSSPEWSVPAGFWSHIAAGWDGKQLRVYVNGVERASTPFAGIIAPQQAGRPLVLCNYIGRKNAYAFDGLVDDIMVFDRFLDAEEVFRAAAGIASEAPNAAAGAEVGAPSP; translated from the coding sequence ATGCGGAATAGCGCGGGATTGTTGCTGCTCGTCCTGTGGGCCTGGCCCGCGCTGGGTCTTGAAGGCCTCGCCGCCCATTGGCCCATGGATAACGCGGAGAACGGCATGGTGCGTGACGCGACGGGCAACGGGCATGACGCTCCATACGCGGCCGTAGACGGTTCGGCGCCGGAGTTCGTGCCGGGTATCGTGGGCGCCGCCATCAAGCTTGTCGACGAAAAGGAAGCGTTTCTCAACGTGGCGGGGGCGGATGCGTTCAATTTCCAGGGACCGTTCACGGTCATGGCGTGGGTGAAACCGAGCCGGCGAGAAGCAACCTTTGAGGTCTTGTGTTTCAAGGGCGACAAGAGCGGCGACCCGCCGTGGCCGGGCTGGAGACTGCGGGTGTTCTGGACCCGCGCCGTGTTTCAGGCAGGTACGCCGGAGGGAGAAGAGCCTCAGGTAAGCAGCCCGGAATGGTCGGTTCCCGCGGGGTTCTGGAGTCACATCGCCGCGGGTTGGGACGGGAAACAGCTGCGTGTCTATGTCAACGGCGTCGAACGCGCAAGCACGCCTTTCGCCGGAATCATCGCCCCGCAGCAAGCGGGCAGGCCGCTGGTGTTGTGCAACTACATCGGCCGCAAGAACGCATATGCGTTTGACGGTCTCGTGGACGACATTATGGTGTTTGACCGTTTTCTTGACGCAGAAGAGGTGTTTCGCGCGGCGGCAGGCATTGCCTCCGAGGCGCCGAATGCGGCGGCTGGCGCGGAGGTTGGCGCCCCGTCACCATAA
- a CDS encoding Gfo/Idh/MocA family oxidoreductase has product GLWDGGSVHPPQYVRKFAMDHSIPRIFPSLEEMAAQVDCAIIHSCDWDTHVDKAGPFIEAGKAVLIDKPMAGRLSHINQIKAWVRGGARIAGGSSLRFCYETRDWLAQPESERGVPHTVFCGCGVDEFNYGIHAYAMLSGILGPGIARVKHLGAGVQQRIEVTWNSGAEGFLVIGKAGNWLPFYASIVTERSITQYQADSGRLYQALLEATLPYLAGETDTAPVSIEALVEPELCALAARRSSLNGGSDVTFAGLTDDDAYHGQAFAQEYRKARYPG; this is encoded by the coding sequence GGCCTTTGGGACGGCGGTTCCGTACATCCGCCGCAATACGTCCGCAAATTCGCCATGGACCACTCCATCCCCCGCATTTTCCCATCGCTGGAAGAAATGGCAGCACAGGTTGACTGCGCCATCATTCACAGTTGTGATTGGGACACCCACGTCGACAAGGCGGGCCCCTTTATCGAGGCGGGAAAGGCCGTTCTCATCGACAAACCCATGGCGGGACGGCTCAGCCATATTAATCAGATCAAGGCATGGGTCCGCGGCGGAGCCCGGATTGCCGGCGGCTCATCGCTGCGGTTCTGCTACGAAACCCGCGATTGGCTTGCTCAACCCGAGTCCGAACGCGGCGTGCCTCACACCGTGTTCTGTGGATGCGGCGTCGACGAGTTCAACTACGGTATCCATGCGTACGCGATGCTCTCCGGCATCCTTGGACCCGGCATCGCGCGCGTCAAGCATCTCGGCGCAGGCGTACAGCAACGCATCGAAGTCACCTGGAACAGCGGAGCAGAGGGATTCCTTGTAATCGGCAAAGCCGGGAACTGGCTGCCTTTCTACGCCTCCATCGTCACCGAACGAAGCATTACCCAATATCAGGCAGATTCGGGGCGGCTTTACCAAGCGCTGCTCGAGGCCACGCTGCCCTACCTGGCGGGCGAGACCGATACCGCCCCCGTATCCATCGAAGCGCTGGTTGAACCCGAACTCTGTGCACTGGCCGCCCGCCGTTCCTCGCTCAACGGCGGCAGTGACGTGACCTTCGCCGGTCTGACGGACGACGACGCATACCACGGCCAAGCCTTCGCACAGGAATACCGTAAGGCGCGCTATCCAGGATAA
- a CDS encoding sugar-binding protein translates to MRIAIGVIVVAAVSWACHGTELRTVEAFRAETEIVVDGKLSEACWQKAPWNEGFSALDMPERPAAAQSRFKVLHDDAHLIIGVEMDEPNPAAMAANIAERDGRVYMDDCVEVMVDATGERIVYYHFIVNSKGVMFDAEFRQGGQVSSVEWDSHSEAAARVGEKSWSVELRIPVVELGLTAASTGDWALNVTRERQADGGELSSFVPLTGGFHQPSLYAVLRLPDADFSRFLWEIKPPYGERVSPEADGTLRYYAKTYVRNAGSAFQFIMLRGRLDGGEGDWVRDGLDAGQDREYEFSVPVAHEGRQNLVLELVDRRDPASVLSIKMLPVDIAYSPISLMLVKPWYRDAIYATETVNQIVCEVRVSVPDQELETLRLVAELHPDTNEQGEPLARVEHPASAEATVRLEIPQLPEGAYRLWVGLVGGDGAERYSAAKRVRKLPRVEHEWRIDERNVLLHNGEPVLPFGWFSIPAERMAEPGHAYVGMQAYSSYWFPAERVRADLDKVAAAGTAVAIYPYPNPRMVETAAWGQPLGDDEAGALRARVSVLREHPGILAWYMADEPELRPALPERCRKIYDVVAEEDPFHPCIMLNDTIAGIYKYVDGGDILMPDPYPCFIKGGLAAQPLEKTGQFIRAAVEAGKGRKAVWATPQAFNYGDYGRQNQRGPTLVELRNQLYQCVIYGAKGFLWYTYSHTQNYPDIGLGMPWLSFEVTDLKDAILAEPAADTAVAVESDRPEHLHVSARRVNGELFVFAVSTATEPRDARLVIAPALQSTSLYVVSEERTVPLVDGSAVTDRFDVYATHIYTTDARAGARAGMADVLEQIAAANAARKKPGNLAFEDFGTRVETSSNSAHGSTPERVVDGIEGGMLWEDGTPREFPDWLAVRWPEPVTLGRVVVFTPTLADFEVQVLDGEEWRTAGKVQGNAEKRVEVVFEHPVAASALRVYITGLVEGENQSRISEVEAYAE, encoded by the coding sequence ATGCGTATTGCGATTGGTGTCATCGTGGTTGCCGCGGTCTCGTGGGCGTGCCATGGGACCGAGCTGCGTACCGTCGAAGCGTTTCGCGCCGAAACAGAGATTGTCGTTGACGGTAAATTATCTGAGGCGTGCTGGCAGAAGGCGCCGTGGAACGAAGGGTTCAGCGCGCTGGACATGCCCGAGCGCCCAGCGGCGGCCCAATCCCGTTTCAAGGTGCTTCATGACGATGCCCACCTGATCATCGGCGTCGAGATGGACGAGCCCAATCCCGCCGCGATGGCGGCAAACATCGCCGAACGCGACGGCAGGGTCTATATGGACGACTGCGTTGAGGTCATGGTGGACGCCACCGGCGAACGTATTGTGTATTACCACTTCATCGTCAACTCGAAGGGGGTCATGTTCGATGCGGAGTTTCGCCAGGGGGGCCAGGTCAGCAGCGTGGAATGGGATTCGCATTCCGAGGCGGCCGCGCGGGTAGGCGAGAAGTCTTGGTCGGTCGAGTTGCGGATTCCGGTGGTCGAGCTGGGGCTGACGGCGGCCTCGACGGGCGATTGGGCCCTCAACGTCACGCGTGAACGGCAAGCGGACGGCGGAGAGCTGTCATCGTTCGTGCCGTTGACGGGCGGGTTTCACCAGCCGTCGCTGTACGCCGTTCTGCGGCTGCCGGACGCCGATTTCAGCCGGTTCTTGTGGGAGATCAAGCCGCCGTACGGGGAACGGGTGAGCCCCGAAGCAGACGGGACGCTGCGTTATTACGCGAAGACGTATGTGCGTAATGCCGGATCGGCCTTTCAGTTCATCATGCTGCGGGGCAGACTCGACGGGGGCGAAGGCGATTGGGTACGCGACGGGCTGGACGCCGGACAGGACCGGGAGTACGAGTTCAGCGTGCCCGTGGCGCACGAGGGGCGGCAGAATCTTGTGCTTGAACTTGTAGACCGCCGCGACCCCGCATCTGTTTTGTCCATCAAGATGTTGCCGGTGGATATTGCATACAGTCCAATCTCGCTGATGCTGGTCAAACCGTGGTATAGGGATGCCATTTACGCCACCGAAACCGTCAACCAGATTGTGTGCGAGGTACGAGTGTCGGTTCCTGATCAGGAACTGGAGACGTTGCGACTCGTGGCAGAGCTTCATCCCGATACGAATGAGCAGGGCGAACCGCTGGCGCGGGTCGAGCATCCGGCTTCGGCGGAGGCGACGGTCCGGCTCGAAATTCCGCAACTCCCCGAGGGCGCCTACCGGCTGTGGGTGGGGCTTGTCGGCGGGGACGGGGCAGAACGTTACAGTGCCGCCAAACGGGTCCGGAAACTGCCGCGAGTCGAGCACGAATGGCGCATCGACGAGCGCAACGTGCTGCTGCACAACGGCGAACCGGTATTGCCGTTCGGCTGGTTCAGCATCCCGGCAGAGCGCATGGCTGAGCCGGGCCATGCGTACGTCGGCATGCAGGCCTACAGCAGCTACTGGTTTCCTGCCGAGCGAGTAAGGGCGGATTTGGACAAGGTAGCGGCAGCCGGGACGGCAGTGGCCATCTACCCGTATCCCAACCCACGGATGGTCGAGACCGCGGCATGGGGTCAGCCGCTCGGCGATGATGAAGCCGGGGCGTTGCGGGCACGCGTCAGTGTTCTGAGGGAGCACCCGGGTATTCTCGCATGGTACATGGCAGACGAGCCCGAACTGAGACCCGCCCTTCCGGAAAGGTGCCGGAAGATCTACGACGTGGTCGCGGAGGAAGACCCTTTTCACCCCTGTATCATGCTCAACGACACCATCGCTGGCATTTACAAGTACGTTGACGGGGGAGACATTCTGATGCCGGATCCGTACCCGTGTTTCATCAAGGGCGGGCTTGCGGCGCAACCGCTCGAGAAGACGGGGCAGTTCATCAGGGCCGCGGTCGAGGCTGGGAAGGGCCGCAAGGCCGTCTGGGCCACGCCCCAAGCGTTCAACTACGGGGATTACGGCCGTCAGAACCAGCGCGGACCCACCCTCGTCGAACTGCGTAATCAGCTCTATCAATGCGTGATCTACGGCGCGAAAGGTTTTCTGTGGTACACCTATTCCCACACACAGAATTACCCGGACATCGGGCTTGGAATGCCATGGCTGTCGTTCGAGGTGACGGACCTGAAGGACGCGATACTGGCCGAACCCGCTGCGGATACGGCCGTTGCGGTGGAATCGGACCGGCCCGAACATCTGCACGTCTCGGCGCGCCGGGTCAACGGGGAGTTGTTCGTGTTTGCCGTGAGCACGGCCACGGAACCGCGCGACGCGCGGCTGGTCATCGCGCCGGCCTTGCAGTCGACGTCGTTGTACGTGGTTTCCGAAGAGCGCACGGTGCCGTTGGTGGACGGGTCGGCGGTGACAGATCGTTTTGACGTCTATGCCACGCACATCTACACAACCGACGCCCGAGCAGGCGCCCGGGCGGGCATGGCGGATGTACTCGAGCAGATCGCTGCAGCCAACGCCGCGCGCAAGAAGCCCGGCAACCTGGCATTCGAAGACTTCGGGACCCGGGTCGAGACCTCCTCGAACTCGGCGCACGGTTCGACACCCGAGCGTGTGGTGGACGGTATTGAAGGGGGCATGCTTTGGGAGGACGGCACGCCGCGCGAATTCCCGGACTGGCTTGCGGTGCGTTGGCCGGAACCGGTGACGCTGGGCCGGGTTGTGGTCTTCACGCCGACGCTTGCGGACTTCGAGGTGCAGGTTCTTGACGGCGAAGAATGGCGCACGGCCGGGAAAGTCCAAGGTAATGCCGAGAAGCGCGTCGAGGTGGTCTTTGAACATCCTGTCGCGGCCAGCGCGCTGCGTGTTTATATCACCGGGCTCGTCGAGGGCGAGAATCAATCGCGGATTTCGGAAGTGGAGGCATATGCGGAATAG
- a CDS encoding NAD(P)H-dependent oxidoreductase subunit E — MDRRPVVKDCRKHAEAPVDECEVLAIAGRHNADCGGLMAILEEVQTAYGYLPEGALRLVAEATKRSLVDVYGVATFYRSFSLEPRGRHHVCACLGTACHVRNAPLIVEELERRLGIQAGHTTPDREFTLETVNCLGACALGPIVVVDGTYHSKVDVAAVNAILSEVRRKPEQLDLSSAPASA; from the coding sequence ATGGATAGGAGGCCCGTGGTGAAGGATTGCAGGAAGCACGCGGAGGCGCCGGTGGATGAATGTGAAGTCCTGGCTATCGCAGGCAGGCACAACGCGGATTGCGGGGGACTGATGGCAATCCTGGAGGAGGTGCAGACCGCGTACGGCTATCTTCCGGAGGGGGCATTGCGGCTTGTGGCGGAGGCGACGAAGCGGTCCTTGGTGGACGTGTACGGCGTGGCTACATTCTACCGTTCCTTCAGCCTGGAGCCTCGGGGGAGGCATCATGTGTGCGCGTGTCTTGGAACAGCCTGCCATGTCCGCAATGCGCCGCTTATCGTGGAAGAACTCGAGCGCCGTCTAGGCATCCAGGCGGGGCACACCACGCCCGATCGCGAGTTCACGCTCGAGACGGTCAATTGCCTTGGGGCGTGCGCCTTGGGGCCGATCGTGGTTGTGGACGGGACGTACCATTCAAAAGTCGATGTAGCTGCCGTCAACGCGATCCTGAGCGAGGTACGAAGGAAACCGGAACAATTGGATTTGTCTAGCGCGCCCGCTTCGGCCTGA